In Marinitoga sp. 1197, a single window of DNA contains:
- a CDS encoding carbohydrate kinase family protein produces the protein MFLSIGEVLIDMISEFDSLENANVFRKFFGGSPGNIAVNLARQNIESYILSTIGRDQFGLFIKNYLKKNGVNTSFLFEKEDVNTDIVFVNKSKKTPEFKAYQSSSINLEIPDIDLSTFKIIHISSWAISETTQFEKILQLVKKAKSKNIIIGFDPNYRTVLWHNKYSIIEVLKIFGPYIDIIKPSLDDAENIFGNANIDNFKKLGIKNIIFTLGEKGAIVYNKNYNISLPSYKTNVIDVTGAGDAVWSGIYIGLINNLNIVESVKLGLAFAAEKLKYTGAIAPLDNWKNIKNKYVR, from the coding sequence ATGTTTTTATCAATAGGTGAAGTATTAATTGATATGATAAGTGAATTTGATTCATTAGAGAATGCAAACGTTTTCCGAAAATTTTTTGGTGGTTCTCCTGGAAATATAGCTGTAAATTTAGCCAGGCAAAATATAGAAAGTTATATATTATCCACTATAGGTAGAGACCAATTTGGTTTATTCATTAAAAATTATTTGAAAAAAAACGGTGTAAATACATCCTTTTTATTCGAAAAGGAAGATGTAAATACTGATATAGTATTTGTAAATAAATCAAAAAAAACTCCGGAATTTAAAGCTTATCAGAGCTCTTCAATAAATCTGGAAATACCTGATATTGACTTAAGTACTTTTAAAATTATACATATATCTTCTTGGGCAATATCAGAAACAACTCAATTTGAAAAAATACTCCAGCTGGTAAAGAAAGCTAAATCAAAAAATATAATAATAGGATTTGATCCAAATTATCGTACAGTCTTATGGCATAATAAATATTCTATAATAGAAGTTTTAAAAATCTTTGGGCCATACATTGATATAATAAAACCATCACTTGATGATGCTGAAAATATATTTGGAAATGCAAATATTGACAATTTTAAAAAACTGGGAATAAAAAATATAATTTTTACATTGGGTGAAAAAGGCGCTATTGTTTATAATAAAAATTATAATATTTCTCTTCCATCATATAAAACAAATGTTATTGATGTTACCGGAGCTGGAGATGCTGTGTGGTCTGGAATATACATAGGATTGATAAATAACTTAAATATAGTTGAATCTGTAAAATTAGGATTGGCTTTTGCTGCAGAAAAATTGAAATATACCGGTGCAATTGCACCTTTAGATAACTGGAAAAACATTAAAAATAAATATGTAAGGTGA
- a CDS encoding nitrilase-related carbon-nitrogen hydrolase, producing MKIGLVQFKPHLFQVKENVERGINLIKSESADLFVFPELAFTGYTFNTKNEVEWVSENMNGFSIKAFKDFAISKKTNVVFGFVENDNEKFYNSSILIKSDGSHRIYRKTHLFYEEKLFFEKGNTGFWVENINGVKIGLAICFDWFFPESFRTLALKGAQIIAHSANLVMPYCQEANKIRSLENRVFIVTSNRWGEEINALNSNKFTGMSQITNPDGKVIVRFPQKGDKVKIVNINPEEANNKNLNKHNNIFYDRIPEFYK from the coding sequence ATGAAAATTGGATTAGTACAATTTAAACCTCATCTATTTCAGGTAAAGGAAAACGTAGAGAGGGGTATAAATCTAATTAAAAGTGAAAGCGCTGATTTATTTGTATTTCCTGAACTTGCATTTACAGGTTATACTTTTAATACAAAAAATGAAGTCGAATGGGTCTCTGAAAACATGAATGGCTTTTCTATAAAAGCTTTTAAAGACTTTGCAATATCAAAAAAAACAAATGTTGTTTTTGGATTTGTTGAAAATGACAATGAAAAATTTTATAATTCATCTATACTGATAAAATCAGATGGAAGTCATAGAATATATAGAAAAACACATCTATTTTATGAAGAAAAATTATTTTTTGAAAAAGGCAATACGGGTTTTTGGGTTGAAAATATCAATGGCGTTAAAATAGGACTTGCAATATGCTTTGATTGGTTTTTCCCAGAATCTTTCAGAACTCTGGCTTTAAAAGGCGCTCAAATAATTGCACATAGCGCTAATTTAGTTATGCCTTATTGTCAAGAAGCTAATAAAATACGATCTTTAGAAAACAGAGTTTTTATTGTAACCTCAAATAGATGGGGGGAAGAAATAAATGCTCTTAATTCAAATAAATTTACCGGAATGAGTCAAATAACAAATCCAGATGGAAAAGTAATTGTAAGATTCCCTCAAAAAGGTGACAAAGTTAAAATTGTGAATATAAATCCAGAAGAAGCTAATAATAAAAATCTGAATAAACATAATAATATTTTCTATGATAGAATACCTGAATTCTATAAATAA
- a CDS encoding 5-formyltetrahydrofolate cyclo-ligase produces the protein MKNKIRKLMLEKRTNLKIKLYNTYNEIILKKTIEYLKSIKFNSIATYYPFRNEVNLLKLVDLLNDKDIVFPKIKGKDIYFVKVTSVNDFEKGKFGIMEPVGTSYNKKIDVYIIPGVAFDKKMYRLGYGGGYYDRYFSRNTKTHLIGVAFDFQILESLPVYKHDIKMDIIFTENRVIKGDDL, from the coding sequence ATGAAAAATAAAATTAGAAAATTAATGTTAGAAAAACGAACAAATTTAAAAATAAAATTATATAATACCTATAATGAAATAATATTAAAAAAAACAATAGAATATCTGAAATCTATAAAATTTAATAGCATAGCTACTTATTATCCTTTCAGAAATGAAGTAAATTTGTTAAAGTTGGTTGATCTTTTAAACGATAAAGATATAGTTTTTCCAAAAATCAAAGGAAAAGATATATATTTTGTAAAGGTAACTTCAGTAAATGATTTTGAAAAAGGAAAATTTGGAATAATGGAACCCGTTGGAACATCTTACAATAAAAAAATAGATGTATATATAATTCCAGGTGTTGCTTTTGATAAAAAAATGTATAGACTTGGCTATGGTGGAGGATACTATGACAGATATTTTTCAAGAAATACAAAAACACATTTAATAGGAGTAGCCTTTGATTTTCAAATCTTAGAAAGTCTGCCTGTATATAAACATGATATAAAAATGGATATAATATTTACAGAAAATAGAGTTATAAAGGGTGATGATTTATGA
- a CDS encoding DUF2194 domain-containing protein, producing MKKSIILIALFLITLSLFAQKDLLLLYKGSEQYGEFMFKYHIIPILEKYNVNYEIKDIEKMNYYRIDNKKYFGIISWYYSPELKDSHLYLRQLSTFVENGGFFFFFNNLGVTSDIREINNLLNKIGIHYMYGYKELKDYKITYKKEYFLSPPATSNKQPVEKYVVFGNNVILSYKYENNFYPMIILSKNGGGAIFNSFINKHGDIILDIKKIILELINQKVGKENKILIIKTKFDSAEYLSSQKELKKIFTYAKLNYEFINVEDFYNLSFIDLLPYKYIIWNTNAEYIETNTIKRFINNGGSFIFSTSLNNTPWKNEIIEDNTNISKIIFSKKLFPIGNEKNGDSILKRYFSITFNIKFDKNKNILAYLSDDNNKKIPIIWYEKHNNGYIGYIYPSIILKSTRGLILQTILEMQDVSIAGLLNSYIFYIDDFPLPSYNITKNIDGKKITDDEYYYNVWWPSIKKFSEKFNIKYTFVTPLSYNGASTPPFEFTEFFISKSNSPYKTLKEIDKSEFELGLHGYNHNSLTKEKWDNPENIVLSLDAAKNFLSKVLNHPIVISSYVAPNNLIDSYGANYLLKALPTIKTIGTSYESNDEFSEYKITNNFVVIIPRSTYGYYPLNRLYLTTINTLANFGTFQHFIHPDDVFAKDRNPENKTWNEMYHNLETFYTTIKTKFPWLRNQTASEAYPYFFDYLSQDVKYYWKGKSLDVIIPDSSLFPKYFMIKSKKIIRKISGGKIIHYYRENNLYIIEMNKNIMNITFLDVKK from the coding sequence ATGAAAAAATCAATTATCTTAATAGCACTTTTTTTAATAACACTTTCTTTATTTGCACAAAAAGACCTTTTGTTACTTTATAAAGGGTCAGAACAATATGGAGAATTTATGTTTAAATACCATATTATTCCAATTCTGGAAAAATATAATGTAAATTATGAAATAAAAGATATAGAAAAAATGAATTATTATAGAATTGATAATAAAAAATATTTTGGAATAATAAGCTGGTATTATTCCCCTGAATTAAAAGACTCTCATTTATATTTAAGACAATTATCTACTTTTGTAGAAAATGGTGGATTTTTTTTCTTTTTTAACAATCTTGGCGTAACTTCTGATATTAGAGAAATAAATAATTTATTGAATAAAATCGGTATACACTATATGTACGGATATAAAGAATTAAAAGATTATAAAATAACATATAAAAAAGAATACTTTTTAAGTCCTCCAGCAACTTCAAACAAACAGCCTGTTGAAAAATATGTTGTTTTTGGAAATAATGTGATATTATCATATAAATATGAAAATAACTTCTATCCAATGATTATACTGTCTAAAAATGGTGGTGGCGCTATTTTTAATAGTTTTATCAATAAACATGGTGATATTATTCTGGATATAAAAAAGATAATATTAGAATTAATAAATCAAAAAGTTGGAAAAGAAAACAAAATTTTAATAATAAAAACAAAATTTGATAGTGCTGAATATTTATCTTCCCAAAAAGAACTTAAAAAAATTTTTACCTATGCCAAACTTAATTACGAATTCATAAATGTTGAAGATTTTTATAACTTATCTTTTATTGATTTATTACCATATAAATATATAATCTGGAATACCAATGCAGAATATATCGAAACTAACACAATAAAACGATTTATCAACAATGGTGGTTCTTTTATTTTTTCGACTAGTTTAAATAACACACCTTGGAAAAATGAAATTATTGAAGATAACACAAATATATCAAAAATAATTTTTTCAAAAAAACTCTTTCCAATTGGAAATGAGAAAAATGGCGATTCTATATTAAAAAGATATTTTAGTATAACATTCAACATAAAATTTGATAAAAACAAAAATATTTTAGCTTATTTAAGTGATGATAACAATAAAAAAATTCCTATAATATGGTATGAAAAACACAATAATGGTTATATAGGATACATTTATCCAAGCATTATTTTAAAATCTACAAGAGGTTTAATATTACAAACAATCTTAGAGATGCAAGATGTATCTATTGCCGGATTATTAAATTCTTATATTTTTTATATTGATGATTTTCCATTACCTTCCTATAATATTACAAAAAATATAGATGGCAAAAAAATTACTGATGATGAATATTATTATAATGTATGGTGGCCATCAATAAAAAAATTTTCCGAAAAGTTTAATATAAAATATACTTTTGTAACTCCTTTAAGTTACAATGGTGCAAGTACACCACCCTTTGAATTTACTGAATTTTTTATAAGCAAAAGCAATAGTCCATATAAAACCTTAAAAGAAATAGACAAATCTGAGTTTGAACTTGGGCTACATGGATATAATCATAACTCTTTAACAAAAGAAAAATGGGATAATCCCGAAAATATAGTATTGAGCTTAGATGCAGCTAAAAACTTTTTAAGTAAAGTTTTAAACCACCCTATTGTAATAAGTAGTTATGTTGCTCCAAATAATTTAATAGATTCTTATGGTGCAAATTATTTATTAAAAGCATTACCAACTATAAAAACTATTGGAACCTCTTATGAAAGTAATGACGAGTTTTCTGAATATAAAATTACAAATAATTTTGTAGTAATAATTCCAAGATCCACTTATGGTTATTATCCATTGAATAGACTATATCTAACAACTATAAACACTCTTGCCAACTTTGGTACTTTTCAACACTTTATACATCCAGATGATGTATTTGCAAAAGATAGAAATCCTGAAAATAAAACATGGAATGAAATGTATCATAATCTGGAAACTTTTTATACTACAATAAAAACAAAATTTCCCTGGCTTAGAAATCAAACAGCGTCAGAAGCGTATCCATATTTTTTTGATTATCTAAGTCAAGATGTTAAATATTACTGGAAAGGTAAAAGTTTAGATGTAATAATTCCGGATTCTTCCTTATTCCCAAAATACTTCATGATAAAATCAAAAAAGATTATTAGAAAAATAAGTGGTGGAAAAATTATTCATTATTATAGAGAAAACAATTTATATATAATTGAAATGAATAAAAATATTATGAATATAACTTTTCTGGATGTGAAAAAATGA
- the pelG gene encoding exopolysaccharide Pel transporter PelG: MAGIGFRLNKMFHQGGVSTDLLAIAYSVVVSSGPWIITTLTLWIILSFLKISNIYFNISIVYSFVFSIIISGLFIMFESRRISDLIYSKKYKKILPEVMGILIFATLFAIFILYIFFSFYKHESWFALSFSYLVISLLALWIISIASISTNAINWYIMGYIIMGFFSIIFSKYFGSEKNPLGYILGYAFGVNIGTFVHYILALLYFGTDLNLTSFEWIKEIKKYWHNILIGFTYYLALWIDDFIIWHSKDFGEMPINGFYFSFIYDSPMFIAYLTIIPTATMFILVLETRFYKTYKLFYDSLIEGYNYYEINIRKENMEKELKFDINLTIRVQVIITFILLLLNELNMLPFISEIFKPILRLGLIGAMMNSFYLMIMLLLLYFDFRKETLYLNISVLLINLLLSIIFLDKFGFYSLGASYTFAFTIGTFIGYKILISKIKDLIKTEYYRQKLAVEDGYYLYYKDIKNLMEEKL; the protein is encoded by the coding sequence TTGGCTGGAATAGGCTTTAGATTAAATAAAATGTTTCATCAAGGTGGGGTTTCAACTGATTTATTGGCTATAGCGTATTCTGTAGTTGTTTCTTCTGGGCCATGGATAATAACAACTTTAACATTGTGGATTATCTTGAGCTTTTTAAAAATATCAAACATTTATTTTAATATTTCAATTGTTTATTCTTTTGTATTTTCTATAATAATTTCAGGATTATTTATAATGTTTGAGTCAAGAAGAATTTCAGACCTTATATATTCAAAAAAATACAAAAAAATATTACCTGAAGTAATGGGGATACTGATTTTTGCTACACTTTTCGCTATTTTTATTTTATATATATTTTTTTCTTTTTATAAACATGAAAGTTGGTTTGCTCTTTCTTTTTCTTATCTTGTTATTTCCCTATTAGCCTTATGGATAATTTCAATAGCTTCAATATCTACAAATGCTATAAACTGGTATATTATGGGATATATTATAATGGGCTTTTTCTCAATAATATTTTCAAAATATTTTGGATCAGAAAAAAATCCTTTGGGCTATATTTTAGGTTATGCTTTTGGGGTTAATATTGGAACATTTGTACATTATATTCTGGCCTTACTATATTTCGGAACAGATTTAAACTTAACCTCATTTGAATGGATAAAAGAAATTAAAAAATACTGGCATAATATTTTAATAGGATTTACCTATTACCTGGCATTATGGATAGACGATTTTATTATATGGCATTCAAAAGATTTTGGAGAAATGCCAATTAATGGTTTTTATTTTTCTTTTATTTATGACAGTCCAATGTTTATAGCTTATTTAACCATAATACCAACAGCAACTATGTTTATACTTGTTCTGGAAACCAGGTTCTACAAAACATATAAATTATTTTATGACTCATTAATTGAAGGATACAATTATTATGAAATCAATATTAGAAAAGAAAACATGGAAAAAGAATTAAAATTTGATATTAATTTAACCATCAGGGTTCAGGTAATTATTACATTTATATTATTATTGCTAAATGAATTAAATATGCTACCTTTTATTTCGGAAATATTTAAACCAATATTAAGGTTAGGTTTAATCGGAGCTATGATGAATTCTTTTTATCTCATGATTATGCTTTTGTTATTATATTTCGATTTCAGAAAAGAAACATTATACTTAAATATTTCAGTACTTTTAATAAATTTATTATTAAGTATTATTTTCTTAGATAAATTTGGTTTTTACTCACTTGGAGCAAGTTATACCTTTGCCTTTACAATAGGAACATTTATCGGATATAAAATATTAATTTCAAAAATTAAAGATTTAATAAAAACAGAATATTATAGACAAAAATTAGCTGTTGAGGATGGATATTATCTTTATTATAAAGACATTAAAAATTTAATGGAGGAAAAATTATGA